Proteins encoded within one genomic window of Thioploca ingrica:
- a CDS encoding peptidoglycan-binding LysM, whose amino-acid sequence MKRIFLLLIELMYFCLLQNFVFAQADEETPQPESKPPVQDNRRTVKLSPQLRSLGREKSVPTIPIEAIQHFLTHPQLLTEEEINNSGYIIENSDGSLLSTVGDSIYVRGLDNQDPIGNRYVIVRPGQGYHGPQADETEEILAQGAIYLGEAILKNQGDPATLMITSAQQEIRKGDLLLPLQEHRFAEDFHPHSPKQLTDAYIIAVTDGSSLIGKYQVVVINKGLNEGMERGHLLAVIKNPKITTTRQEDDEDNVTLPKQKIGSLLVFRVFDTVSYALVMTASLPISLFDEVTVP is encoded by the coding sequence ATGAAAAGAATATTTTTATTATTGATCGAATTGATGTATTTTTGTCTGTTGCAGAATTTCGTTTTTGCTCAAGCAGATGAAGAAACACCCCAACCGGAATCTAAACCCCCGGTTCAAGATAATCGGCGCACCGTGAAATTATCACCGCAATTGCGCAGCTTAGGAAGGGAAAAAAGTGTTCCAACCATTCCCATAGAAGCCATTCAACACTTTTTGACTCATCCACAGTTATTAACAGAGGAGGAGATTAATAATAGTGGTTATATTATTGAAAATTCAGATGGGTCTTTACTTTCAACCGTTGGTGACTCCATTTATGTGAGAGGTCTTGATAATCAAGATCCGATTGGTAACCGATATGTCATTGTGCGTCCTGGACAAGGTTATCATGGTCCGCAAGCAGATGAAACCGAAGAAATTTTGGCGCAAGGGGCAATTTATTTGGGGGAAGCAATCCTTAAAAATCAAGGTGATCCAGCTACATTGATGATTACTTCAGCACAACAGGAAATCAGAAAAGGCGATTTATTACTGCCCTTACAAGAACATCGTTTTGCGGAAGATTTTCATCCACATTCTCCAAAACAGTTGACCGATGCTTATATTATTGCGGTTACTGATGGCAGCTCGCTTATCGGTAAATATCAAGTCGTAGTGATTAATAAAGGACTCAATGAAGGTATGGAAAGAGGTCATCTCTTAGCCGTGATTAAAAATCCAAAAATAACAACCACTCGTCAGGAAGACGATGAAGATAATGTCACCTTACCTAAGCAAAAAATTGGGAGTCTGTTAGTATTTCGGGTTTTCGATACCGTCAGTTACGCCTTAGTGATGACTGCTTCTTTACCGATTAGCCTGTTTGATGAAGTGACGGTCCCTTGA
- a CDS encoding DNA processing chain A has translation MNLRTQEEEYWLALAHAPGIGPVHFLRFLTHFGSPRAVFEAGRSEWQKLGLKAELIHYLQNPDWPAVDQDRQWLAQAGNYLLTLHHPNYPFYLQQISDPPPLLFIHGDYTLLSSKQLAIVGTRYPSREGEKNAREFAEYLSLQGFTITSGMALGIDGASHWGALAGSGKTIAVAGTGLDRVYPAQHRDLAHKIAASGALVSEFFPGTPVRKGHFPRRSRIVSGLSLGILVVEAPENSGALYAARHAVEQNREVFAIPGSIHNPLAKGCHQLIKEGCAKLVETVVDILEELKIYVPTPIQTELDRSISTPKPVAIKPLNHPTSTTKRDRASPTHLVDQNDLEADYVCLLNHLTAGPTSIDNLVEVSGLTPEAISSMLLMLELRGLVTTQAGGLYTRLG, from the coding sequence TTGAATTTAAGAACCCAGGAAGAAGAATATTGGCTAGCTTTAGCACACGCCCCGGGAATTGGCCCAGTCCATTTTCTCCGTTTCCTGACTCATTTTGGTAGTCCACGTGCAGTTTTTGAAGCCGGACGCTCCGAATGGCAAAAATTAGGATTAAAAGCTGAATTGATTCATTATCTGCAAAACCCAGACTGGCCTGCAGTTGACCAAGATAGACAATGGTTAGCTCAAGCCGGAAATTATTTACTGACTTTACATCATCCTAATTATCCATTTTATTTACAACAAATTAGTGATCCACCCCCCTTATTATTTATTCATGGTGACTATACACTATTGTCTAGTAAACAATTAGCCATAGTAGGCACACGCTATCCCAGCCGGGAAGGAGAAAAAAATGCTCGAGAATTTGCCGAATATTTATCTCTGCAAGGATTTACCATTACGAGTGGCATGGCATTAGGAATTGATGGTGCTAGTCATTGGGGTGCTTTAGCCGGTAGCGGTAAAACCATTGCGGTAGCCGGAACCGGTCTCGATCGAGTTTATCCGGCACAACATCGCGATCTCGCTCATAAAATTGCTGCCAGTGGGGCATTAGTTTCCGAATTTTTTCCCGGCACCCCGGTAAGAAAAGGCCATTTTCCTCGTCGTAGTCGGATTGTCAGTGGCTTAAGTTTAGGAATTTTAGTAGTAGAAGCTCCGGAAAATAGTGGAGCACTCTATGCAGCACGGCATGCTGTTGAACAAAATCGAGAAGTGTTCGCGATTCCGGGATCGATTCATAATCCCTTGGCAAAAGGTTGTCATCAATTAATTAAAGAAGGTTGTGCTAAATTGGTAGAAACGGTAGTCGATATTTTAGAAGAATTAAAAATTTATGTACCCACACCTATCCAAACCGAACTCGATAGGTCTATTTCAACCCCCAAACCAGTGGCCATTAAGCCGTTGAATCACCCAACCTCAACGACTAAGCGGGATAGAGCTAGCCCAACTCACTTAGTGGATCAGAATGATTTGGAAGCAGATTATGTTTGCTTATTGAATCACTTAACCGCTGGTCCAACTTCGATTGATAATTTGGTTGAGGTGAGTGGATTGACGCCAGAAGCGATTTCGTCCATGCTGTTAATGCTTGAATTACGCGGCTTGGTAACCACCCAAGCTGGTGGTCTTTATACGCGACTTGGCTGA
- a CDS encoding DNA topoisomerase I, producing the protein MNKNLVIVESPAKAKTLKKYLGKDFEVLASFGHVRDLLPKEGAVDPEHDFAMNYQLIERNIKHVDAISKAMQQADALYLATDPDREGEAISWHLYEILKDKQMLHNKPVHRIVFHEITPTAIQEAVAHPRVLSMELVNAQQARRALDYLVGFNLSPLLWKKIRRGLSAGRVQSPALRLIVEREEAIEKFQPQEYWTIIADCQQKSQRFTAKLTVWEGKKLTQFSISHLEQATEIKNTLIQLAHGELLVAKVDKKQRKRQPSAPFTTSTLQQEAARKLGFTTKQTMQIAQQLYEGIDTGQGAVGLITYMRTDSVNLAQEALAEIRAMIEERYGQENIPKQPRQYKTKAKNAQEAHEAIRPTAAKCHPDELGAYLTREQLKLYTLIWQRTIACQMIDALLDTVAVDFNCGENHQFRATGSTVVNPGFMVVYQESVDDQKIGEEDEKMLPLFQVGDRVKLKEIKADQHFTEPPPRFSEASLVKSLEEYGIGRPSTYATIISTLQQREYVKLEKKRFIATDIGRIVNKFLTEHFNQYVDYDFTARLEDELDGVARGEQQWIPLMERFWSKFKQLVDEKTQTVQRKDVTQEILTETCPQCESLLTIRLGKRGRFIGCSAYPKCDYTRNLENENSETTTSSTATTEKVEGRSCPTCGSELHIKQGRYNKFIGCSNYPHCKFTESLEKPVDSGITCPACQQGTLVKKKSRYGTFFYSCSGYPQCKYAIPNEPVAESCPQCHWPILMLKTTKRRGTEKVCPQKDCDYAEQIVTEEVGCSEN; encoded by the coding sequence GTGAATAAAAATTTAGTTATTGTTGAATCGCCGGCTAAAGCCAAAACACTCAAAAAATACTTAGGTAAAGATTTTGAAGTATTGGCTTCTTTTGGTCATGTACGTGATTTACTTCCCAAAGAAGGAGCCGTTGATCCCGAACATGATTTTGCTATGAATTATCAATTGATTGAAAGAAATATTAAGCATGTTGATGCCATTAGTAAAGCCATGCAGCAGGCTGATGCCTTATATTTAGCCACCGACCCGGATAGGGAAGGTGAAGCGATTTCTTGGCATTTGTATGAAATTCTGAAAGATAAGCAAATGTTGCATAATAAACCCGTTCATCGCATTGTGTTTCATGAAATCACGCCGACCGCTATTCAGGAAGCAGTAGCACATCCACGTGTGTTATCAATGGAATTGGTTAATGCCCAACAAGCTCGCCGAGCCTTGGACTACTTAGTCGGATTTAATTTATCGCCGCTGTTGTGGAAAAAGATTCGGCGGGGTTTGTCCGCCGGCCGGGTGCAAAGTCCAGCCTTGCGTTTAATTGTCGAACGGGAAGAAGCCATTGAAAAATTTCAACCGCAAGAATACTGGACTATTATCGCCGATTGTCAACAAAAATCACAACGGTTTACTGCCAAATTAACGGTCTGGGAAGGTAAAAAACTAACCCAATTTAGTATCAGTCACTTAGAACAAGCGACTGAGATTAAAAATACTTTAATTCAATTGGCTCATGGAGAATTGCTGGTCGCCAAAGTTGACAAAAAACAACGGAAACGCCAACCTTCTGCTCCCTTTACGACTTCGACGTTACAACAAGAAGCCGCTCGTAAACTCGGTTTTACCACCAAACAAACGATGCAAATTGCGCAACAACTGTATGAAGGCATTGATACCGGTCAAGGTGCAGTCGGCTTAATTACTTACATGCGCACCGATTCAGTTAATTTAGCTCAGGAAGCTTTAGCCGAAATCCGGGCGATGATTGAAGAACGTTATGGTCAAGAAAATATTCCTAAGCAACCGCGCCAATATAAAACCAAAGCTAAAAACGCTCAAGAAGCCCATGAAGCCATTCGACCCACGGCAGCAAAATGCCATCCTGACGAATTAGGTGCTTATTTGACGCGCGAGCAACTCAAATTATATACCCTTATTTGGCAACGAACGATTGCTTGTCAAATGATTGATGCCCTTCTCGATACGGTAGCCGTTGATTTCAATTGCGGTGAGAACCATCAATTTCGTGCCACCGGTTCAACGGTAGTTAATCCCGGTTTCATGGTGGTTTATCAAGAAAGCGTCGATGATCAAAAAATCGGAGAAGAAGACGAAAAAATGTTACCGCTATTCCAAGTCGGTGATCGAGTAAAACTGAAAGAAATTAAAGCAGATCAACATTTTACTGAACCGCCCCCCCGTTTCTCTGAAGCGAGTTTGGTAAAAAGCTTAGAAGAATATGGTATTGGGCGCCCGTCTACTTATGCCACGATTATTTCTACCCTGCAGCAACGTGAATATGTGAAATTAGAAAAAAAGCGGTTTATTGCGACCGACATTGGGCGTATCGTCAACAAATTTTTAACTGAACACTTTAACCAATACGTCGATTATGATTTTACGGCTCGACTGGAAGATGAGTTAGATGGCGTAGCGCGGGGTGAGCAACAGTGGATTCCTTTGATGGAACGGTTTTGGTCTAAATTCAAACAGCTTGTTGACGAAAAAACTCAAACGGTGCAACGCAAAGATGTTACGCAAGAAATATTAACTGAAACCTGTCCTCAATGTGAGAGTTTGTTAACGATTCGCTTAGGTAAACGCGGACGTTTTATTGGTTGCTCAGCTTACCCGAAATGTGATTACACTCGTAATTTAGAAAATGAAAATTCAGAAACAACGACTTCTTCTACTGCCACCACCGAAAAAGTAGAGGGACGTTCCTGTCCTACCTGTGGTTCAGAATTGCATATTAAACAAGGTCGTTACAATAAATTTATTGGTTGTAGCAATTATCCTCACTGTAAGTTTACTGAATCGTTGGAAAAACCAGTGGATAGCGGTATAACTTGCCCGGCGTGTCAACAAGGGACTTTAGTTAAGAAAAAATCACGGTATGGTACTTTCTTTTACTCCTGTTCTGGTTATCCTCAATGTAAATACGCCATTCCTAACGAACCGGTTGCCGAAAGTTGTCCTCAGTGTCATTGGCCCATTTTAATGTTAAAAACCACTAAGCGACGCGGAACTGAAAAAGTTTGTCCACAGAAAGATTGTGATTATGCTGAACAAATTGTCACGGAAGAAGTCGGCTGTTCTGAAAATTGA
- a CDS encoding SUA5/yciO/yrdC domain-containing protein, whose product MAVLATPNSATRLSTWHLQQARRHLTAGGIIAYPTEAVYGLGCDPWNQQAVNRLLALKRRSWRKGLILIAANYTQLIPFLEPLTPLLAAKVLATWPGPITWLLPARAKVPHWLCGQSSQLAVRITAQVQAAQLCHIWGGALVSTSANLSGRSTAKTALKVRQVFGQQLDYIVPGEVGGLPRPSAIRDALTDKVLRY is encoded by the coding sequence TTGGCAGTGTTAGCAACACCGAACTCAGCAACCCGATTGAGTACTTGGCATCTCCAACAAGCACGCCGTCATCTGACTGCGGGCGGAATTATCGCTTATCCTACGGAAGCTGTTTACGGCTTAGGGTGTGATCCCTGGAATCAGCAAGCAGTCAACCGTCTCTTAGCACTGAAACGACGTTCTTGGCGAAAGGGATTAATTCTCATTGCGGCAAATTATACTCAATTAATTCCTTTCCTAGAACCTTTAACACCGTTACTCGCCGCAAAAGTATTGGCAACATGGCCAGGTCCGATAACTTGGTTATTACCGGCTCGAGCCAAAGTTCCCCATTGGTTATGCGGTCAATCAAGCCAATTAGCGGTACGAATTACGGCACAGGTTCAAGCCGCGCAATTATGTCACATTTGGGGTGGTGCCTTAGTTTCCACGAGTGCCAATCTCAGTGGTCGATCGACTGCTAAAACCGCTTTAAAAGTACGACAAGTATTCGGGCAACAATTGGATTATATCGTCCCAGGAGAAGTGGGTGGCTTACCCCGTCCTAGCGCAATTCGAGATGCGCTCACGGATAAAGTGTTACGTTATTAA
- a CDS encoding nitrogen regulatory protein PII produces the protein MKMVIAIIKPFKLDDVREALSEIGVQGITVTEVRGFGRQKGHTELYRGAEYVVDFLPKIKIEAVIGDELLDQVIDSIKKSANTGKIGDGKIFVINIEQAIRIRTGETGIDAI, from the coding sequence ATGAAGATGGTTATTGCCATTATTAAACCTTTTAAATTAGATGATGTACGCGAAGCACTTTCCGAGATTGGTGTTCAGGGTATTACCGTAACGGAAGTCAGGGGATTTGGTCGACAAAAAGGTCACACGGAATTATATCGTGGCGCTGAATATGTCGTGGATTTTTTACCCAAGATAAAAATTGAAGCCGTTATTGGTGATGAGTTACTTGATCAAGTAATTGATTCAATTAAAAAATCAGCCAATACTGGTAAAATTGGTGATGGTAAAATCTTTGTAATCAATATTGAACAAGCGATTCGCATTCGTACCGGAGAAACGGGTATCGATGCCATTTAA
- a CDS encoding ammonium transporter, producing the protein MKIRLSQGQLSGWLVILMTALPSVSLAADTLSAGDTAWMLTATALVLFMTIPGLSLFYAGMVRSKNVLSVLMQCFTITSIITILWVLYGYSLAFTDGGPFNAVVGGLEKTFLNGVGIIGKTAEGQLQWALTGAIPETVFMTFQMTFAIITPALIVGAFAERMKFSAMLIFMTLWLTLVYLPICHWVWGGGWLGKDGVLDFAGGTVVHINAGIAGLVAALVLGKRRGYPHVAMPPHNLTLTVVGASMLWVGWFGFNAGSAVAANGVAGMAMVVTQIATAAAALTWMFSEWVLHGKPSVLGIASGAVAGLVAITPASGTAGPMGALAIGAASGMGCFLMATKVKRMFGYDDSLDVFGVHAIGGIIGAILTGVFAAESLGGAGFASGITSMMTQVQIQVISVVVTISYTALISYIILKIIDVIMGLRVDEEQEVEGLDMALHDERGYII; encoded by the coding sequence ATGAAAATACGACTATCTCAAGGTCAACTCAGCGGTTGGCTAGTAATTCTGATGACAGCACTACCTTCTGTTAGTTTAGCAGCAGATACGCTTAGTGCGGGAGATACCGCTTGGATGCTCACTGCGACAGCATTAGTGCTGTTTATGACGATTCCAGGTTTATCTTTATTTTATGCTGGAATGGTACGGAGTAAAAATGTTTTATCCGTCCTGATGCAATGTTTCACTATCACCTCTATCATAACTATTTTATGGGTTTTATATGGTTATAGTTTGGCTTTTACTGATGGTGGGCCATTCAACGCGGTTGTCGGTGGCTTAGAAAAAACCTTTCTCAATGGGGTTGGTATTATCGGGAAAACCGCTGAAGGTCAACTTCAATGGGCATTGACTGGTGCCATCCCGGAAACGGTCTTTATGACTTTTCAAATGACCTTTGCGATTATCACCCCGGCCCTTATTGTGGGTGCCTTTGCCGAACGAATGAAATTTTCCGCTATGCTCATCTTTATGACATTGTGGTTAACCTTAGTCTACTTGCCCATTTGTCACTGGGTATGGGGTGGTGGTTGGCTGGGTAAGGATGGGGTGCTGGATTTTGCGGGTGGTACCGTTGTCCATATCAATGCGGGAATAGCCGGTTTAGTAGCCGCCTTGGTACTCGGTAAACGCAGAGGTTATCCTCATGTAGCCATGCCACCTCACAATTTGACTTTGACGGTTGTGGGTGCTTCTATGCTCTGGGTTGGCTGGTTTGGTTTCAATGCGGGTAGTGCTGTGGCTGCTAATGGTGTCGCTGGAATGGCTATGGTGGTTACTCAAATCGCAACCGCAGCAGCGGCATTAACGTGGATGTTTAGTGAATGGGTATTACACGGCAAACCCAGCGTTTTAGGTATTGCTTCTGGTGCAGTAGCAGGTTTAGTGGCGATTACCCCAGCTTCAGGTACTGCCGGCCCAATGGGAGCATTAGCCATCGGTGCCGCATCTGGAATGGGTTGTTTCTTGATGGCTACCAAAGTTAAACGCATGTTCGGTTACGATGATTCCCTGGATGTATTTGGCGTACATGCGATAGGTGGAATTATTGGAGCCATTTTAACCGGCGTATTTGCTGCAGAAAGTTTAGGGGGTGCTGGTTTCGCTAGCGGTATCACTTCGATGATGACTCAAGTTCAAATTCAAGTCATCAGCGTGGTGGTTACCATTAGTTACACCGCCTTAATCAGTTATATCATTCTCAAGATCATTGACGTAATTATGGGTCTACGGGTTGATGAAGAACAAGAAGTGGAAGGATTAGATATGGCACTTCACGATGAACGTGGTTACATTATTTAG
- a CDS encoding NAD(+) ADP-ribosyltransferase, translating to MRSIFNIVMTVLSLGWCSCPVAANERPGNLAEDINPGSLEIVQMGGEKPTTKLEMPLQHTDVKIEVSGFVASATVTQHYQNPFDKPIEAVYTFPLPDDAAVNDMQMTIGQRTIKGIIKRKEEARDIYEQAKRQGKQASLLEQERPNIFTQSVANIMPGDNIVITIRYVNILHYSEGSYELVFPMVVGPRYIPGDVAMGKSGTGWSPDTNVVPDASKITPPVLKPGERTGHDIALAVDLEAGVAIQQLHSTSHVIDIKEDNSHHQTIKLHSADTIPNKDFILRYEVAGQAPTMATIAHHQEGRGFFTLIIQPQKTVTDTQVVPRELIFIVDTSGSMQGFPIEKSKEAMRRLIQGMRSTDIFNVVRFAGDTGTLWEKPQPHTPEHVAEALRYIDSFSGSGGTEMQKGILEALAQPASENHLRIAFLLTDGYVGDEPRILEAIEKERRGARVFSLGVGSSVNRYLLNRAAEIGRGEAFYVRQDEDSSQVIDKFFQRVDRPSLAYLEIDWGKLDVYELYPPKIPDLWAGQPIQIQGRYTQGGEDTITVHGQLGTQPYEQKLLVQLPQNQPEHEAMATIWARQKVHELMNQMVPNGQTPELVEQVTQLGLSFRLMTQWTSFVAVEEKVVNVEGKSQTVVQPVELPEGVSYEGVFGDDEETQGTLGGLSGRMSMGAIRGSRAIRNGAPAAMPEVMLMVPKPAMNAEPVEESIQKEVLMPAPKIVPLPTEPSSTPEKAKADKKATQSLHIITFEIGKATLTEASQQILAKLAAEICQDIAQIDKIMLVGHTDNSATDDHKQKLSLERAVVVADYLISQCPALTRDKLILKGLADQKPTVSNETEAGRAQNRRVEIFIISRLN from the coding sequence ATGCGCTCAATATTTAACATTGTGATGACGGTATTATCACTGGGTTGGTGTTCTTGTCCGGTGGCTGCTAATGAACGTCCGGGAAATCTAGCCGAAGATATCAATCCGGGTTCACTGGAAATTGTGCAGATGGGGGGTGAAAAGCCCACGACCAAACTGGAAATGCCACTCCAACACACGGATGTCAAAATCGAAGTATCTGGTTTTGTTGCGAGTGCGACGGTAACGCAGCATTATCAAAATCCTTTTGACAAACCGATTGAGGCAGTTTATACCTTTCCTTTACCCGATGATGCCGCGGTAAACGACATGCAAATGACCATCGGTCAACGCACTATCAAAGGTATAATTAAACGGAAGGAGGAAGCGAGAGATATTTATGAACAAGCTAAAAGGCAAGGAAAACAGGCTTCCTTGTTAGAGCAAGAACGTCCCAATATTTTTACCCAATCGGTAGCCAATATCATGCCGGGGGATAATATTGTCATTACCATTCGGTATGTCAATATTTTGCATTATAGCGAAGGGAGTTATGAGTTAGTTTTTCCTATGGTGGTTGGGCCACGATATATTCCTGGCGATGTAGCGATGGGAAAAAGCGGGACCGGTTGGTCACCCGATACCAATGTCGTACCCGATGCGTCCAAAATTACACCACCGGTGCTGAAACCGGGTGAAAGAACCGGTCATGATATTGCGCTAGCAGTAGACTTAGAAGCGGGGGTAGCGATTCAGCAACTGCATTCTACTTCGCATGTAATTGATATTAAAGAAGACAACTCCCATCACCAAACCATTAAACTGCATTCAGCCGATACCATTCCCAACAAGGATTTTATTCTCCGCTATGAAGTCGCCGGTCAAGCGCCTACCATGGCGACTATTGCTCATCATCAAGAAGGGCGTGGTTTTTTTACTTTAATTATTCAACCCCAAAAAACGGTTACCGATACGCAAGTCGTTCCACGAGAACTGATTTTTATTGTGGACACCTCGGGTTCGATGCAGGGATTTCCTATTGAAAAATCGAAGGAAGCCATGCGGCGATTAATTCAAGGAATGCGTTCTACTGACATTTTTAATGTGGTGCGCTTTGCGGGTGACACCGGTACCTTGTGGGAAAAGCCACAACCGCATACCCCAGAGCATGTTGCAGAAGCTTTGCGTTATATTGATAGTTTTAGTGGTAGTGGTGGTACGGAAATGCAAAAAGGAATTTTAGAAGCCTTAGCTCAACCCGCGAGCGAAAACCATTTACGGATTGCTTTCTTGTTAACTGACGGTTATGTGGGTGATGAACCTCGCATTTTAGAAGCCATTGAAAAAGAAAGACGGGGTGCTAGAGTATTTAGCTTAGGAGTCGGCTCTTCGGTTAACCGCTATTTATTAAATCGTGCGGCTGAAATTGGTCGCGGTGAAGCATTTTATGTGCGTCAAGACGAAGATAGTAGCCAGGTCATTGACAAATTCTTCCAACGCGTCGATCGTCCGAGTTTAGCGTACCTTGAAATTGATTGGGGTAAACTGGATGTTTACGAACTTTACCCACCGAAGATACCTGATTTGTGGGCTGGACAACCGATTCAGATTCAGGGGCGTTATACCCAAGGTGGCGAAGATACTATTACCGTGCATGGTCAATTAGGAACTCAACCTTATGAACAAAAATTATTAGTCCAACTTCCCCAAAATCAGCCAGAACATGAAGCAATGGCAACCATCTGGGCACGGCAAAAAGTGCACGAATTGATGAACCAAATGGTACCTAATGGTCAAACTCCAGAATTAGTTGAACAAGTAACACAATTAGGCTTGTCATTTCGGCTGATGACGCAATGGACTAGTTTCGTGGCAGTCGAGGAAAAAGTGGTCAATGTTGAGGGTAAATCCCAAACAGTGGTTCAGCCGGTTGAATTACCAGAAGGCGTCTCTTACGAAGGTGTTTTTGGTGATGATGAAGAAACGCAAGGTACTCTTGGTGGCCTGTCCGGTCGCATGAGCATGGGAGCAATCAGGGGATCAAGAGCGATAAGAAACGGAGCTCCTGCTGCTATGCCAGAAGTCATGTTAATGGTGCCGAAACCAGCAATGAATGCAGAACCCGTAGAGGAAAGTATACAAAAAGAAGTATTAATGCCGGCACCTAAAATCGTTCCTTTGCCAACTGAACCTTCCTCTACACCGGAAAAAGCTAAAGCCGATAAAAAGGCAACCCAATCGCTTCATATTATTACCTTTGAAATTGGCAAAGCCACTTTAACGGAAGCCAGTCAGCAAATCTTGGCAAAACTCGCCGCAGAAATATGTCAAGATATCGCACAGATTGATAAAATTATGCTGGTCGGTCATACCGATAATAGTGCGACAGATGATCATAAGCAAAAACTTTCCTTAGAACGAGCGGTAGTCGTTGCTGATTATTTAATCAGTCAATGTCCAGCGTTAACTCGTGATAAGTTGATTTTAAAAGGTTTAGCAGATCAAAAACCGACTGTGAGTAATGAAACCGAAGCCGGACGAGCCCAGAATCGGCGAGTTGAAATTTTTATTATCAGCCGGTTAAATTAA
- a CDS encoding outer membrane protein/peptidoglycan-associated (lipo)protein: MVYNAYHLVKLARLTLLVILLASCTELPNATPKKISPLDFDTAIHRMAEHLLTQVKIDKEQPEQNKPILIIIEHFVDATQGKMVTISQQIEQKIADESQKHFNDFTLVQLTPPNLSHAHYRISGVIDREENKMNDYYRVSATVVNLKTGKVIANSEEFISSSGLLNQPTSPPVAEIPEEIANKPIESEMSFEEELEPKEHYTSLTTADLLTEADTAYEEKNYKKSIGLFNLAVQRPDGKVMKTYAGLYQGYLQLKNTALAAKAFNQLLAVSVEENKKLNTKFLFLPNSTDFIDDKELRAEYDFWLQQIANYFKNNDQCFQIEGHSTRAESKQDSQLALLRAQKIQNLMAIDFPQIKQKSIAVGKPLSKRKKANSSEIIDTINRRVEIVVVACSPI, from the coding sequence ATGGTATATAATGCTTATCATTTGGTTAAACTAGCCCGTTTGACGCTATTAGTTATCTTGCTGGCTTCATGCACTGAGTTACCTAATGCGACTCCCAAAAAAATATCACCACTTGATTTTGACACCGCTATCCACCGTATGGCTGAGCATTTGTTAACTCAAGTCAAAATTGATAAAGAACAACCAGAACAAAATAAACCTATCCTAATTATAATTGAGCATTTTGTTGACGCCACTCAAGGTAAAATGGTCACGATTAGTCAACAAATTGAACAAAAGATTGCTGATGAAAGTCAGAAGCATTTTAACGACTTTACCCTTGTTCAATTGACACCACCCAATCTTAGCCATGCCCACTATAGGATAAGTGGTGTTATTGATAGGGAAGAAAATAAAATGAATGACTACTATCGCGTTTCAGCCACGGTAGTGAATTTAAAAACCGGTAAAGTCATTGCCAATTCAGAGGAATTCATTTCCTCAAGCGGATTGTTAAATCAACCAACTTCACCGCCAGTAGCGGAAATACCAGAGGAAATAGCCAATAAGCCAATAGAAAGTGAAATGAGCTTTGAAGAAGAATTGGAACCTAAAGAACACTATACTTCCTTAACGACAGCCGATTTATTAACAGAAGCTGATACCGCTTATGAAGAAAAAAATTATAAAAAATCAATTGGTTTGTTTAATTTAGCGGTGCAACGTCCTGATGGCAAAGTGATGAAAACTTATGCCGGTTTGTATCAAGGTTACCTCCAGTTAAAAAATACCGCCTTAGCAGCAAAAGCCTTCAATCAGTTACTGGCAGTGAGTGTCGAGGAAAATAAGAAATTAAATACCAAGTTCTTGTTTTTACCTAATTCAACTGACTTTATTGATGATAAAGAATTAAGAGCAGAATATGATTTTTGGTTACAGCAAATAGCCAATTATTTTAAAAATAATGACCAATGCTTTCAAATTGAGGGGCATAGCACTCGTGCAGAAAGTAAACAAGATAGTCAATTAGCTTTATTACGTGCGCAGAAAATTCAAAATCTCATGGCAATTGATTTTCCCCAGATCAAACAAAAATCGATAGCTGTGGGTAAACCGTTGAGTAAGCGTAAAAAAGCGAATTCGAGTGAGATAATTGATACGATTAATCGGCGAGTTGAAATAGTGGTGGTGGCTTGTTCACCTATTTAA